A single genomic interval of Helianthus annuus cultivar XRQ/B chromosome 13, HanXRQr2.0-SUNRISE, whole genome shotgun sequence harbors:
- the LOC110900933 gene encoding uncharacterized protein LOC110900933 has translation MAFVKSSTCPIIGNNQTGSSFWNAATDRFNTIMEHGPARDVESVSSKWRKMSKVINNFNQIYNQIYTSPPSGSNDQDILNLAIAKWDSQNSTRFPHFRAWNVVRKEQKWKPVPNEVATAKRTKTSESGSYSAGGSTARCQIDINDDRVMKRMCCPFTSRNVPPEGTKQKKTRPESEKGPARVEVAARRHRRKWTS, from the exons ATGGCGTTTGTTAAGTCCTCTACTTGCCCGATAATCG gaAACAACCAAACAGGTAGTAGTTTTTGGAATGCGGCAACGGATAGATTTAACACGATTATGGAGCATGGTCCGGCTCGTGATGTTGAATCCGTCTCGAGCAAGTGGCGTAAAATGAGCAAGGTCATCAATAACTTTAACCAGATTTATAACCAAATTTACACTTCTCCTCCTAGCGGGAGTAACGACCAGGACATTCTTAACCTTGCTATCGCTAAGTGGGACTCTCAAAATTCAACGCGTTTCCCGCACTTCCGAGCATGGAACGTTGTAAGGAAAGAACAAAAATGGAAGCCGGTTCCAAATGAGGTCGCAACGGCCAAACGGACTAAAACTTCCGAGTCCGGAAGTTATAGTGCGGGAGGCTCCACCGCTCGTTGTCAAATCGACATAAACGACGACCGGGTGATGAAGAGGATGTGTTGCCCGTTCACGAGTCGGAACGTCCCACCGGAAGGGACAAAGCAAAAAAAGACGCGGCCGGAAAGCGAAAAGGGGCCGGCTCGAGTGGAGGTGGCGGCTCGAAGGCATCGTCGAAAATGGACGAGTTGA
- the LOC110897990 gene encoding uncharacterized protein LOC110897990 isoform X2, with the protein MSVGDMSASNDLQEALKPFHQRASEAEERLAKLEAALATKTDTGSNESSNKVAELQKLLEDAESKRLAEREKALKDLQRVSEENAKLHYRITHLVRALEKSQ; encoded by the exons ATGAGCGTGGGAGATATGTCGGCATCAAATGATCTTCAAGAAGCCCTAAAACCCTTTCATCAACGAGCTTCAGAAGCTGAG GAACGATTGGCAAAACTTGAAGCGGCCTTGGCTACAAAGACAG ACACTGGAAGTAATGAATCATCAAATAAAGTAGCCGAATTGCAAAAACTGTTAGAAGATGCAGAATCAAAGAGACTAGCTGAAAGAGAAAAG GCATTGAAGGATTTGCAACGGGTTTCTGAAGAAAATGCAAAGCTCCATTACCGTATAACTCATCTTGTACGAGCATTAGAGAAAAGCCAATAG
- the LOC110897990 gene encoding uncharacterized protein LOC110897990 isoform X1, with translation MSVGDMSASNDLQEALKPFHQRASEAEERLAKLEAALATKTVADTGSNESSNKVAELQKLLEDAESKRLAEREKALKDLQRVSEENAKLHYRITHLVRALEKSQ, from the exons ATGAGCGTGGGAGATATGTCGGCATCAAATGATCTTCAAGAAGCCCTAAAACCCTTTCATCAACGAGCTTCAGAAGCTGAG GAACGATTGGCAAAACTTGAAGCGGCCTTGGCTACAAAGACAG TTGCAGACACTGGAAGTAATGAATCATCAAATAAAGTAGCCGAATTGCAAAAACTGTTAGAAGATGCAGAATCAAAGAGACTAGCTGAAAGAGAAAAG GCATTGAAGGATTTGCAACGGGTTTCTGAAGAAAATGCAAAGCTCCATTACCGTATAACTCATCTTGTACGAGCATTAGAGAAAAGCCAATAG
- the LOC110897989 gene encoding calcium-binding protein CBP, producing the protein MSGYPHNNPSGYGAPPSSQPYGAPAQPYGAPAQPYGAPAQPYGAPAQPYGAPAQPYGAPQPYGAPPQTKPPKDHNKPSSSPYGAPQPGGGYPTGQGPYGSPFAALVPSTFPPGTDPSVIACFQVADQDGSGIIDDKELQRALSSYNQSFSIRTVHLLMYLFTNTNTRKIGPKEFTQVFYSLQNWRGNFEKFDRDRSGKIDANELREALMSLGFAVSPVVLDLLVSKFDKTGGKNKAIEYDNFIECCLTVKGLTEKFKEKDTSYTGNATFTYEAFMLTVLPFLIA; encoded by the exons ATGTCCGGATACCCCCACAATAACCCCTCCGGCTACGGTGCCCCACCATCATCTCAACCCTACGGTGCGCCGGCTCAGCCCTACGGCGCCCCAGCTCAACCGTACGGGGCACCAGCCCAACCGTACGGCGCCCCAGCCCAACCATATGGAGCGCCAGCCCAACCCTACGGTGCACCGCAACCATACGGTGCACCTCCccaaactaaacccccaaaagaTCACAACAAACCCTCTTCCTCACCCTACGGTGCACCTCAACCCGGGGGAGGGTACCCGACAGGACAAGGGCCGTACGGCAGTCCGTTTGCGGCCCTTGTCCCATCTACGTTTCCGCCGGGTACAGACCCAAGCGTGATCGCTTGTTTTCAGGTTGCTGATCAGGATGGAAGTGGGATTATTGATGACAAGGAGTTGCAACGTGCGTTGTCGTCGTATAATCAAAGCTTTAGTATCCGAACAGTGCATCTTCTTATGTATTTGTTTACCAACACAAATACTAGGAAGATCG GACCTAAAGAATTCACTCAAGTTTTCTACAGTCTACAGAACTGGAGG GGAAATTTTGAGAAATTTGATAGGGACCGAAGTGGCAAGATCGATGCCAATGAACTGAGAGAGGCCCTTATGAGCTTGGGCTTTGCGGTTTCACCTGTGGTTTTGGATTTACTGGTGTCCAAGTTCGACAAAACTGGTGGAAAGAATAAGGCTATCGAATACGATAATTTCATTGA GTGCTGCTTGACCGTTAAG GGGCTAACAGAAAAGTTCAAGGAGAAGGACACATCGTACACCGGGAATGCTACGTTTACGTACGAAGCGTTCATGTTGACTGTTTTGCCCTTCCTCATTGCCTAG